One genomic segment of Rhizobium viscosum includes these proteins:
- a CDS encoding LacI family DNA-binding transcriptional regulator, translated as MNGTKIRKPRQADIASLAGVSVSTVSRVLANEPGISESVRRHILKVAADHGYPVKAVSESVPGGLALIASDGATGGLSVFYESIVEGLRAGAAEAGMPFEVRLVREDRTTPDVVGEYMQTAEAEGLFLVGIDPGDTLRVWLEETGTPTVLVNGTDPRLRLDGVSPSNFFGAYEATSRLTKAGHRRILHLTGSHRHTIRERVRGFEAAIAAVPGAEGRLVPLTFQGSASREAHERTVAMLTEDPGYTAAFCMNDFIAVGVLEAVTEAGLRVPEDFAIVGFDDLPCAVMTNPRLSTMRVDRAALGREAVSLMISRYRDRTAPARHICQAVVPVAGGTVPDTDKL; from the coding sequence ATGAACGGGACCAAGATCAGAAAGCCGCGCCAGGCCGATATTGCCAGTCTGGCGGGCGTTTCCGTTTCCACAGTCTCGCGGGTGCTCGCCAATGAGCCCGGTATCAGCGAAAGCGTGCGGCGGCATATCTTGAAGGTCGCCGCCGACCATGGCTATCCGGTGAAGGCTGTTTCGGAAAGCGTTCCCGGCGGGCTTGCCCTGATTGCCAGCGACGGGGCGACCGGTGGCCTCAGCGTCTTCTACGAATCGATCGTTGAGGGCCTTCGCGCCGGTGCCGCCGAGGCCGGAATGCCTTTCGAGGTGCGGCTCGTGCGCGAGGACCGCACCACGCCTGACGTCGTCGGCGAATATATGCAGACGGCGGAAGCCGAAGGTCTTTTCCTCGTCGGCATCGATCCCGGCGATACGCTGCGGGTCTGGCTGGAGGAGACGGGAACGCCGACCGTTCTCGTCAACGGTACCGATCCGCGCCTCCGCCTCGATGGCGTCTCGCCCTCCAATTTTTTTGGGGCCTACGAGGCGACGAGCCGGCTCACGAAAGCCGGTCATCGTCGTATCCTGCATCTCACCGGCTCGCATCGCCACACGATCCGCGAACGTGTGCGGGGCTTCGAGGCGGCGATTGCCGCGGTTCCCGGTGCCGAAGGCCGGCTCGTTCCGCTCACCTTCCAGGGCAGCGCCAGCCGCGAGGCGCATGAGCGCACGGTCGCGATGCTCACGGAAGATCCCGGATATACGGCGGCCTTCTGCATGAATGATTTCATCGCCGTCGGCGTGCTCGAAGCCGTCACCGAAGCAGGCCTTCGCGTTCCCGAAGATTTCGCGATCGTCGGCTTCGATGACCTGCCCTGTGCCGTCATGACCAATCCCCGGCTTTCCACCATGCGCGTCGACCGCGCAGCGCTTGGCCGCGAGGCCGTCTCCCTGATGATCTCCCGCTACCGCGACAGGACCGCTCCCGCCCGCCATATCTGCCAGGCGGTCGTTCCCGTCGCCGGAGGCACCGTTCCCGATACCGACAAGCTGTGA